Proteins from one Polynucleobacter wuianus genomic window:
- a CDS encoding type II toxin-antitoxin system RelE/ParE family toxin codes for MTYSIIYISQEVQEDIMNLPSTLKARYICLTDRMMEYGPNLGLPHTDAFGGGLFELRLKGAEGIARVFFYTLVKQEIVMLHSFIKKTQKTPDKEIKIAKQRMKELNK; via the coding sequence ATGACATATTCCATTATTTATATCAGCCAAGAGGTTCAGGAAGACATTATGAATCTGCCCTCAACATTAAAAGCACGCTATATATGTTTGACTGATCGAATGATGGAATATGGGCCCAATTTAGGCTTACCACACACAGATGCTTTTGGTGGCGGACTATTTGAATTGCGATTAAAAGGAGCTGAAGGTATTGCAAGAGTCTTTTTCTATACCCTGGTCAAGCAAGAAATCGTAATGCTTCATAGCTTCATCAAAAAGACTCAAAAGACACCAGATAAAGAAATAAAAATTGCTAAGCAGCGAATGAAGGAGTTAAACAAATGA
- a CDS encoding Bug family tripartite tricarboxylate transporter substrate binding protein: MRKLKMTLLKIALSVICILIGGSAFAADPWPNHPIKFVVGFGPGGANDLVARAVAEGVSKQLGQPVIVENKPGAGSVLGADYVAKSAPDGYTFYVSAAGGVVTIPMLRSNMPYKIDDLVPVGMMAVSPSIIVVNSDSPIQNFKDLLAKAKGKPGVTFATAGSGSTPHFVAEMLKMYAGGGNYEIIPYKSGSEGMFAVVSKQVDATSEASVVVLPQIEGGKLRPLASTWNKRITRLPNVPTTKELGYPNIFIGHWAGLFAPKGTSPEIISKMNGAIQAALDTNALKSRLIPQGIEPAPGSQADFIKFLNEERKRLQPIVKSANMKDE, from the coding sequence ATGAGAAAGCTAAAAATGACATTACTCAAAATTGCCCTATCAGTTATTTGTATCTTGATTGGCGGCTCAGCATTTGCCGCAGATCCTTGGCCAAATCATCCGATCAAGTTCGTCGTAGGCTTTGGACCTGGGGGCGCAAATGACTTGGTTGCGCGCGCAGTTGCTGAGGGTGTAAGCAAGCAATTGGGCCAACCAGTGATTGTTGAAAATAAACCGGGGGCCGGTTCGGTGCTAGGTGCTGACTATGTAGCTAAGAGTGCGCCTGATGGTTATACATTTTATGTCTCTGCTGCTGGTGGTGTAGTGACCATCCCGATGCTTCGCAGCAATATGCCTTACAAAATTGACGACTTAGTACCTGTTGGCATGATGGCAGTAAGTCCATCAATCATCGTAGTTAATAGTGATTCACCGATTCAGAACTTTAAAGACCTACTTGCAAAAGCCAAAGGCAAACCAGGCGTAACATTTGCAACTGCAGGCTCTGGTAGCACACCACACTTTGTTGCTGAAATGCTCAAGATGTACGCGGGCGGGGGTAATTATGAAATTATTCCTTACAAAAGTGGATCCGAAGGTATGTTTGCCGTGGTATCTAAGCAAGTTGATGCTACATCGGAGGCCAGCGTAGTGGTGCTTCCGCAAATTGAAGGTGGCAAGCTCAGACCATTGGCCTCTACTTGGAATAAACGCATTACCCGTTTACCAAATGTGCCAACGACAAAAGAGTTAGGTTATCCAAACATCTTTATTGGCCACTGGGCAGGCCTCTTTGCGCCTAAAGGCACATCACCTGAAATCATCTCCAAGATGAATGGAGCAATTCAGGCAGCATTAGATACCAATGCACTTAAATCTCGCTTAATTCCACAAGGGATTGAACCAGCGCCTGGCTCACAAGCAGACTTCATCAAATTCTTAAATGAAGAAAGAAAACGTCTGCAGCCAATTGTGAAGAGTGCCAATATGAAGGATGAGTAA
- the garD gene encoding galactarate dehydratase translates to MIPLTITMTDRDNVAIVANDGGLPAGTKLPSGLTLREHVPQGHKVALVDLPNNSPVIRYGIPIGYAAQDIPAGSWVSEHILKMPDARGLDNLPIATVKPASMPPLEGYTFEGYRNADGSVGTRNILAITTTVQCVSGVVDYAVQRIKNELLPKYPNVDDVIGIEHTYGCGVAIDAVGADIPIRTLRNISLNPNFGGEVMVVSLGCEKLQPQRLLPPGSIPISSNSASDGLDVVCLQDEAHVGFMSMIDSIMKNANEHLKRLNARKRETVPASELVVGVQCGGSDAFSGVTANPAVGFCTDLLVRAGASVMFSEVTEVRDGIDQLTSRATTPEVAQAMIDEMAWYDAYLKRGKVDRSANTTPGNKKGGLSNIVEKAMGSIIKSGTSPISGVLSPGNKLKQKGLIFAATPASDFICGTLQLAAGMNLHVFTTGRGTPYGLAAVPVIKVATRTDLAKRWNDLMDINAGKIADGTATIEDIGWEMFHMMLEVASGRKKTFAEQWKLHNAISLFNPAPVT, encoded by the coding sequence ATGATACCGCTGACAATCACCATGACCGACCGCGATAACGTAGCCATTGTTGCTAACGACGGGGGTTTGCCGGCCGGGACAAAACTCCCATCGGGACTGACCTTGCGTGAGCATGTTCCCCAAGGCCACAAAGTTGCCCTAGTTGATTTACCCAATAATTCCCCCGTCATTCGGTATGGCATACCGATTGGGTATGCAGCTCAAGATATTCCAGCAGGCAGCTGGGTTAGCGAGCATATTCTGAAAATGCCTGATGCTCGTGGATTAGATAATCTTCCAATCGCCACAGTCAAGCCTGCATCAATGCCGCCGCTTGAGGGCTACACTTTTGAGGGCTATCGTAATGCAGATGGCTCAGTTGGAACAAGAAACATATTAGCCATTACCACCACTGTTCAATGTGTATCAGGTGTAGTTGACTATGCAGTACAGCGAATTAAAAACGAATTACTACCTAAGTACCCTAATGTAGATGACGTGATTGGCATTGAGCACACTTATGGGTGTGGAGTAGCAATTGATGCAGTTGGTGCCGATATTCCGATTCGGACCTTACGCAACATTAGCTTAAATCCCAACTTCGGCGGCGAAGTCATGGTTGTCAGCCTTGGATGTGAAAAGCTTCAACCTCAAAGATTACTACCGCCTGGCAGCATTCCGATCAGCAGCAATTCGGCTTCTGATGGTTTAGATGTCGTATGTCTTCAAGACGAAGCTCATGTTGGCTTCATGTCTATGATTGATTCGATTATGAAAAATGCTAACGAGCATTTGAAAAGACTCAATGCACGTAAGCGAGAAACGGTTCCTGCAAGTGAGCTTGTCGTAGGCGTTCAGTGCGGTGGCAGTGATGCTTTTTCAGGTGTGACAGCAAACCCTGCTGTAGGCTTTTGCACTGATCTTTTAGTTCGCGCTGGCGCAAGCGTAATGTTTTCTGAGGTAACTGAAGTGCGTGATGGCATCGATCAACTCACCTCGCGAGCCACTACACCAGAAGTTGCTCAAGCGATGATTGATGAGATGGCTTGGTATGACGCTTATCTCAAACGAGGTAAGGTCGATCGAAGCGCTAATACCACTCCCGGCAACAAAAAAGGTGGTCTCTCTAATATTGTTGAGAAAGCGATGGGCTCGATTATTAAGTCGGGCACATCTCCGATTTCTGGAGTGCTCTCACCTGGAAACAAGCTTAAACAAAAGGGGCTTATCTTTGCCGCTACTCCAGCGAGCGATTTCATTTGCGGCACCTTACAGTTGGCGGCGGGGATGAATCTACATGTCTTTACTACTGGCCGCGGAACTCCTTATGGCTTGGCTGCTGTGCCAGTTATTAAGGTGGCTACTCGCACCGATCTAGCTAAGCGCTGGAATGACTTAATGGATATCAATGCTGGCAAGATTGCCGATGGCACTGCAACGATTGAGGATATCGGCTGGGAAATGTTTCACATGATGCTAGAAGTAGCTAGCGGTCGTAAGAAAACTTTTGCAGAGCAATGGAAATTGCACAATGCAATTTCATTATTTAACCCTGCTCCAGTGACCTAA
- a CDS encoding Y-family DNA polymerase: MNPLFALVDVNNFYVSCERVFQPKLEEVPMVVLSNNDGCAVARSAEVKALGVKMGTPWFQMEALARKHGIQAYSSNYTLYGDMSNRVVQVLRGFTPNLEVYSIDESFLQIETVLKQYQDTIELGQGIRQKVKDITGLPVCVGIGASKTLAKLANHLAKKYKQFSGVCDVNVMSKEELYQWMSETEVGEVWGVGRQIAKKLKAQDIHSVFDLLQASPQAMRQEFGVVMERLCYELRGTSCLKLEEVAPAKQQIIASRSFGKLVTSQAELAQSVATHAARAAEKLRSQDSVTGALTVFIQTNPFKQHEPQHHQSITIPLTDASDNTLTLTNAALAGLKQIYQPNFRYKKAGVILNLISDKPTIQQSLFEDVESKGKSASLMKAVDVINTRFGNAVIRSAAAGTNSTKEVWQMRSNNKSPNYTTKWDELPVAR, from the coding sequence ATGAACCCATTATTTGCGCTCGTTGACGTGAACAACTTCTACGTTTCTTGCGAGAGAGTGTTTCAGCCAAAGTTAGAAGAAGTGCCGATGGTGGTGCTATCCAATAACGATGGTTGCGCTGTAGCGCGTAGCGCTGAGGTCAAAGCACTTGGCGTGAAGATGGGTACACCTTGGTTTCAGATGGAAGCACTTGCCAGAAAGCATGGCATTCAAGCCTACTCATCAAACTACACCTTATATGGTGATATGAGTAACCGTGTAGTCCAGGTATTACGGGGCTTTACGCCTAATCTGGAGGTCTACAGTATTGATGAGAGCTTCTTACAAATCGAGACGGTCTTAAAGCAATATCAAGATACGATCGAGCTAGGTCAAGGTATTCGGCAAAAAGTCAAAGACATTACTGGCTTGCCAGTATGTGTTGGTATTGGCGCAAGCAAGACCTTGGCTAAGCTAGCGAATCACTTAGCTAAAAAATACAAACAGTTCTCTGGTGTATGTGATGTCAATGTCATGAGTAAAGAAGAGCTCTATCAATGGATGAGTGAGACGGAGGTAGGGGAAGTGTGGGGCGTTGGTAGACAAATTGCCAAAAAACTCAAAGCCCAAGATATTCATAGTGTGTTTGATCTCTTACAAGCATCACCACAGGCTATGCGTCAAGAGTTTGGCGTGGTGATGGAACGCCTCTGTTATGAGTTGCGTGGAACTTCTTGCCTCAAGTTAGAAGAAGTGGCGCCAGCTAAGCAACAAATCATTGCCTCGCGTAGCTTTGGCAAGCTGGTTACCAGCCAAGCAGAGCTTGCGCAATCGGTTGCCACCCACGCAGCACGGGCCGCAGAGAAACTCAGAAGCCAAGACAGTGTGACGGGCGCCCTGACGGTGTTTATTCAAACAAACCCATTTAAGCAGCATGAGCCACAGCATCATCAAAGCATCACTATTCCATTAACAGATGCAAGCGATAACACGCTGACATTAACCAACGCGGCCTTAGCAGGTCTTAAGCAAATCTATCAACCAAACTTTCGTTACAAGAAGGCGGGAGTCATTCTCAATCTCATTAGCGATAAGCCAACGATTCAGCAATCGCTCTTTGAGGATGTGGAAAGCAAAGGCAAGTCAGCCAGCCTGATGAAAGCGGTAGATGTAATCAATACCCGCTTTGGTAATGCCGTGATCAGATCTGCAGCGGCTGGTACCAATAGTACTAAAGAAGTTTGGCAAATGAGATCTAACAATAAATCACCGAACTACACCACCAAGTGGGATGAGTTACCGGTGGCGAGATAA
- a CDS encoding MFS transporter, giving the protein MSTPPLLPSRIPLWLTPLKIPVFRALWTTWLVANVCMYTNDVAAAWMMTSLTTSATLIALVQTAANLPVLLLGLPSGALADILNRKHFLVFTQLWLAINATLLFVSSVFNLLNPIFLLLLTFINGVGLAMRWPVYAAIVPDLVPRDNLHLALGLNSIAMNASRILGPLIAGLIIAGIGTEYVFALNMVLSLAMTTIVLRWKNESYISTLPGERFFGAMRVGAQYVRQSKPMRSILIRSFLFYMQSSSLLALLPVIAKSHFDGDANTFTLLLSCLGFGAIIVGSQLNYLRDKFTPQQMASFGIIFLSISSAGVVLVPNLWYAAPIMVLSGMSWFSVGNTLSTASQLSLPNWIRARGMSFYQMSLMGGSALGAFVWGKITNSTDVTTGVVASAIFGILALLLIRKHRIHGHEAEDLSPVCPIERPHPSRDIDPHEGPVMISIEYHIRKEQADVFRKLMAKTRRSRLKQGALSWSLFEDAEHAGKFLEYFVFETWADYLRRFDRFTADDLAMQEERHRLHIDSSPPKLTRRIATQLKQ; this is encoded by the coding sequence ATGAGTACCCCACCCCTGCTACCTTCCAGAATTCCTTTGTGGCTTACGCCCTTAAAAATTCCCGTATTTCGTGCGCTTTGGACTACTTGGCTAGTAGCCAACGTCTGCATGTACACCAACGATGTAGCTGCAGCATGGATGATGACATCCTTAACCACTTCGGCAACATTAATTGCCCTTGTACAAACTGCTGCAAATTTACCTGTTCTTCTACTTGGGCTTCCTAGCGGAGCGCTTGCAGATATTCTGAATCGAAAACATTTTTTAGTCTTTACGCAGCTATGGCTTGCTATTAATGCAACCCTCTTGTTTGTGTCTTCTGTATTTAACTTACTGAATCCCATTTTTTTATTGCTACTGACATTTATCAATGGTGTGGGTCTTGCAATGCGATGGCCTGTTTATGCTGCGATTGTTCCTGACTTAGTTCCGCGCGACAACTTACATTTAGCCTTAGGTCTTAATTCGATCGCCATGAATGCCTCGCGCATTTTGGGCCCATTGATTGCAGGTCTCATCATTGCTGGAATTGGCACTGAATACGTCTTTGCCTTAAACATGGTGCTGTCATTAGCGATGACGACGATAGTGCTGCGCTGGAAGAATGAGAGCTACATTTCCACCCTTCCGGGCGAGCGCTTCTTTGGCGCTATGCGCGTGGGTGCGCAATATGTTCGCCAATCAAAACCGATGCGATCGATTTTGATTCGGTCATTTTTGTTCTATATGCAGTCTTCTAGTCTGCTTGCCTTATTGCCAGTCATCGCAAAATCCCATTTTGATGGAGATGCAAATACATTTACCCTACTGCTGTCCTGCTTAGGGTTTGGCGCCATCATTGTTGGCTCTCAATTGAACTACTTACGCGATAAATTTACGCCTCAACAGATGGCAAGCTTTGGAATTATCTTCCTTTCCATTAGCTCTGCAGGGGTAGTGCTTGTGCCAAATCTTTGGTACGCAGCCCCGATCATGGTTTTAAGCGGTATGTCCTGGTTTAGTGTTGGCAATACACTCAGCACAGCCTCTCAGCTCTCTTTACCAAACTGGATTAGAGCGCGAGGCATGTCTTTCTACCAGATGAGTCTGATGGGCGGTAGCGCACTTGGGGCTTTTGTATGGGGAAAGATTACCAACTCTACTGACGTCACTACTGGCGTAGTAGCAAGTGCAATCTTTGGAATCCTTGCATTGCTCCTGATTCGCAAACACCGCATTCATGGTCATGAAGCAGAAGACCTATCGCCTGTTTGCCCTATCGAGAGACCCCACCCCTCAAGAGATATTGATCCTCACGAAGGGCCGGTGATGATTTCCATTGAATATCACATTCGCAAAGAGCAAGCTGATGTCTTTAGAAAACTCATGGCCAAAACAAGGCGCTCACGTTTAAAACAAGGCGCTCTTTCTTGGAGCCTATTTGAAGACGCTGAGCATGCTGGAAAATTTTTAGAGTATTTCGTATTTGAAACTTGGGCCGACTACCTTAGGCGCTTTGATCGATTCACTGCAGATGATTTAGCCATGCAAGAAGAACGTCATCGCCTGCATATTGATTCTAGTCCACCCAAACTCACTAGACGAATTGCGACGCAATTAAAACAATAA
- a CDS encoding tetratricopeptide repeat protein, whose amino-acid sequence MKMRNVLKSFIGVVASALLLTSNLALAEATLPEVSQAIQSGQLAKADAMMKEVLQNHPNSAKAHYIASELYLREGKLDAARSAFVQAENLAPGLPFAQPESVQRLQAELRAGAVPAHTNTGAGSIFSSPLFWVLIAILIAGVVFFMRKRPDPVQVYNAPTANGPYPSAPSAPGAYPPGYPGAPASGMGSGLMGSLATGAALGAGMVAGEALASHLMGGGQHANPNVNNDFNQVGGPVADAPNFGVNDASSWDDGGSSSWDDNGSGGGFMDDV is encoded by the coding sequence ATGAAGATGCGTAATGTACTGAAGTCATTTATTGGCGTTGTTGCTAGCGCTCTATTGCTCACAAGCAATCTTGCGTTAGCAGAAGCAACTTTGCCTGAGGTTTCTCAAGCCATTCAATCGGGGCAGCTTGCTAAAGCTGATGCCATGATGAAAGAGGTTTTGCAGAACCATCCCAATAGCGCCAAGGCACATTACATTGCTTCTGAACTCTATTTAAGGGAAGGTAAGTTAGATGCTGCAAGAAGCGCATTCGTGCAAGCAGAGAACTTAGCACCTGGCCTACCGTTTGCTCAACCAGAATCTGTTCAACGATTACAAGCAGAGTTGCGTGCAGGTGCTGTGCCGGCGCATACCAATACGGGTGCAGGTTCAATCTTTAGTAGCCCATTGTTTTGGGTCTTGATTGCGATCTTGATCGCAGGCGTGGTGTTCTTCATGAGAAAGCGTCCTGATCCAGTTCAGGTCTATAACGCACCAACCGCTAATGGGCCATACCCTAGTGCCCCTAGTGCCCCTGGTGCTTATCCTCCTGGTTATCCTGGTGCACCCGCATCAGGAATGGGAAGTGGCTTAATGGGAAGTTTGGCAACTGGCGCAGCACTGGGTGCTGGCATGGTTGCTGGTGAGGCATTAGCAAGTCACCTCATGGGTGGCGGTCAACACGCCAACCCCAATGTCAACAATGACTTTAACCAAGTGGGTGGTCCAGTAGCTGATGCGCCTAACTTCGGAGTAAATGATGCAAGCTCTTGGGACGATGGCGGCTCAAGTTCTTGGGATGACAATGGTAGTGGCGGTGGTTTTATGGACGATGTCTAA
- a CDS encoding Bug family tripartite tricarboxylate transporter substrate binding protein has product MKILRLLSIALLAFGLLSTAQAQPFPDKTIQYIIPFPPAGESDLVARYQAEISAKKYKQPMVVINRAGAGGALAWSALNTYPADGTTVVGVNIPHTILQPLQEGIQYKTEDINAIYYYHFTPDALMVSADSPYKTYQEFIAAAKKEPGKMSLAGSAQFSANHMAVERLNKLAGVKINYVPFKGTGDLITALIGMHVDGAMGYLPLAIQQKGKVRTLAIATEKRNPALPDVPTFKELGLNWVDGAYRGVAVPKSTPLILQQKMSDYFAQLNADPETKKKLEESGFVLVDVPLAKMPAFMKEKTAQAMDDAKNAGMIK; this is encoded by the coding sequence ATGAAAATACTTCGCCTACTAAGCATTGCACTGCTGGCATTCGGTTTGCTATCCACAGCTCAGGCACAGCCCTTCCCAGACAAAACAATTCAGTACATCATCCCCTTCCCGCCTGCTGGCGAGTCTGATTTAGTGGCACGCTATCAAGCAGAGATCTCTGCCAAGAAATATAAGCAGCCGATGGTGGTGATTAATCGTGCAGGTGCAGGTGGTGCTTTAGCCTGGAGCGCGCTCAATACCTATCCTGCTGATGGCACAACGGTAGTCGGTGTCAATATTCCGCACACGATCTTGCAACCTTTACAAGAAGGTATTCAGTACAAGACTGAAGACATTAATGCGATCTACTACTATCACTTCACGCCCGATGCCTTAATGGTCTCTGCAGATAGCCCTTATAAGACCTATCAAGAATTTATTGCCGCTGCCAAGAAAGAACCCGGCAAGATGTCTTTAGCAGGCTCAGCCCAGTTCTCAGCCAACCACATGGCAGTGGAGCGTTTAAATAAATTGGCTGGCGTCAAAATTAATTACGTACCTTTTAAAGGTACGGGTGATTTGATTACGGCTTTGATTGGTATGCACGTTGACGGCGCGATGGGTTACTTGCCATTAGCCATTCAGCAAAAAGGTAAGGTGCGCACACTGGCAATCGCTACTGAGAAGCGCAACCCTGCTCTGCCCGATGTGCCAACCTTTAAAGAGCTAGGTCTGAACTGGGTCGATGGTGCCTATCGCGGTGTTGCAGTACCAAAATCCACCCCACTGATCTTGCAGCAGAAGATGTCTGACTACTTTGCGCAGCTCAATGCTGATCCTGAGACCAAGAAGAAGCTAGAAGAGTCTGGATTTGTATTGGTAGATGTGCCATTAGCAAAGATGCCTGCTTTCATGAAAGAGAAAACAGCGCAGGCCATGGATGATGCTAAGAATGCAGGAATGATTAAATAA
- a CDS encoding tartrate dehydrogenase, which yields MTLFKIASIPGDGIGKEVIPECEKVLNALSKKHPEIAFEFEHFDWGGDYYRKHGVMMPEDGLDPLRSKDAILFGSAGDPKIPDHITLWGLRLKICQGFDQYANVRPTRILPGIETPLRNCKPDQLDWVIVRENSEGEYSGLGGRAHQGHPIEVASDMSILTRVGVERVQRYAFKLAQSRPRKHLTVITKSNAQRHGMVMWDEIAVQVAKDFPDVTWDKELVDAATARMVNRPESLDTIVATNLHADVLSDLAAALAGSLGIAPTGNIDPERRYPSMFEPIHGSAFDIMGKGLANPIGTFWSAVMMLDFLGQKALGAKLMSAIEKVTANPKLHTRDLGGTAMMSDVTNAVIEEISK from the coding sequence ATGACGCTGTTTAAGATTGCTTCAATTCCAGGCGATGGAATTGGCAAAGAAGTAATTCCTGAATGCGAGAAGGTGTTAAACGCCTTAAGCAAAAAACATCCTGAAATTGCTTTTGAGTTTGAACACTTTGATTGGGGTGGTGACTACTACCGCAAACACGGCGTCATGATGCCCGAAGATGGTCTTGATCCTTTGCGATCTAAAGATGCCATCTTGTTTGGTTCAGCTGGTGATCCCAAAATTCCAGATCACATTACTTTGTGGGGATTGCGTTTAAAGATTTGCCAAGGCTTTGACCAATATGCAAACGTGCGCCCTACCCGCATTCTTCCTGGTATTGAGACGCCACTGCGCAATTGCAAGCCCGATCAACTCGATTGGGTCATCGTGCGTGAAAACTCCGAAGGTGAATACTCTGGCTTAGGCGGTAGAGCACATCAAGGCCATCCGATTGAAGTGGCTTCCGATATGAGCATCTTGACCCGCGTTGGGGTTGAGCGTGTACAACGCTATGCCTTTAAGCTAGCGCAATCCCGCCCTCGCAAGCATCTCACCGTCATTACTAAATCCAATGCGCAACGCCATGGCATGGTGATGTGGGATGAGATTGCCGTGCAAGTTGCTAAAGATTTTCCGGATGTGACTTGGGATAAAGAGTTAGTCGATGCTGCTACCGCACGCATGGTCAATCGCCCAGAATCTTTAGATACGATTGTCGCGACTAACTTACATGCCGATGTACTGAGTGACTTAGCTGCTGCATTAGCTGGTAGCTTAGGCATTGCACCGACTGGCAATATTGATCCAGAGCGTCGCTACCCTTCGATGTTTGAACCTATTCATGGTTCTGCTTTTGACATCATGGGTAAAGGTCTTGCCAATCCTATTGGCACCTTCTGGTCTGCCGTCATGATGCTCGACTTCTTAGGCCAAAAAGCCTTGGGTGCTAAGTTAATGTCCGCCATTGAAAAAGTGACTGCCAATCCGAAGTTGCATACTCGTGATTTAGGTGGCACTGCCATGATGAGCGATGTCACCAATGCCGTGATCGAGGAGATTTCCAAATGA
- a CDS encoding GlcG/HbpS family heme-binding protein, whose amino-acid sequence MLPSKPYLKQVDVQKILDAADQYASEKGHIVAIAVCDDGGHLLGLIRRDGCQPLSSYFAQEKARTAAMGRRETLVYEEMINQGRQAFLSVPHLSMMLEGGVNIVIDGHTVGAVGVSGVKNMEDSNTAKAGIAAIL is encoded by the coding sequence ATGCTACCCAGCAAACCTTACTTAAAACAAGTTGATGTGCAAAAGATCCTAGATGCCGCAGATCAATATGCGAGTGAAAAAGGTCATATTGTTGCAATAGCAGTTTGCGATGACGGCGGGCATCTTCTTGGGCTAATTCGCCGTGATGGTTGTCAGCCGCTTTCTTCTTATTTTGCACAAGAGAAAGCAAGGACTGCAGCAATGGGTAGACGCGAAACCTTGGTTTACGAGGAAATGATTAACCAGGGTCGACAAGCTTTTTTGTCAGTGCCACACCTCTCTATGATGCTAGAGGGTGGGGTCAATATTGTGATCGATGGGCATACCGTTGGAGCTGTTGGGGTATCCGGCGTAAAGAATATGGAAGATAGTAATACTGCCAAAGCAGGAATCGCAGCCATTCTTTAA
- a CDS encoding helix-turn-helix domain-containing protein: protein MTTKKTKPLSHKQLVSRMLKDPAVKAEADKLNREEFAILDEILAARKKAGLSQAEIAKRMGTQAPAIARLESSLASGKHSPSLNTLRKYAAALGKRIELHLV, encoded by the coding sequence ATGACAACCAAAAAAACTAAACCCTTAAGTCACAAACAATTAGTAAGCAGAATGCTCAAGGATCCTGCCGTAAAAGCAGAGGCGGATAAACTGAATCGTGAAGAATTTGCGATTCTAGATGAAATACTCGCTGCCAGAAAAAAAGCAGGGCTCTCCCAAGCAGAAATTGCGAAACGTATGGGGACGCAGGCCCCTGCGATTGCAAGACTAGAAAGCTCCTTAGCTAGTGGCAAACATTCTCCAAGTCTAAATACCCTCAGAAAATATGCGGCTGCTTTAGGCAAAAGGATTGAACTTCATTTAGTGTAA
- a CDS encoding LexA family protein, which translates to MTMTQEMISPKLTLSQAPQALAGHFAAYELKLLSHRISAGFPSPAADYAEDGLDLNHYLVQNKPATFMFTVKGDSMLGAGICDGDKVVVDKALKPKHKDIVVAVVDGEYTIKRLYQLRGRIELQPENPSYQPITFSEGSELQIWGVVVGVVRKYSNASTRYGKGNKS; encoded by the coding sequence ATGACTATGACGCAAGAAATGATCTCCCCAAAATTAACTCTAAGCCAGGCACCACAAGCCTTGGCAGGTCATTTTGCCGCCTATGAGCTCAAGCTTTTAAGTCACCGGATTTCAGCAGGATTTCCCAGTCCGGCGGCAGATTACGCTGAGGATGGCCTAGATTTGAACCATTATCTGGTCCAAAACAAGCCAGCGACCTTCATGTTCACCGTGAAGGGGGATTCGATGTTGGGCGCGGGCATTTGTGACGGCGACAAGGTGGTTGTCGATAAAGCCCTCAAGCCAAAACATAAAGACATCGTTGTAGCGGTAGTCGATGGTGAGTACACCATTAAACGCCTTTATCAATTGCGTGGCCGCATTGAATTGCAACCCGAAAATCCTAGCTATCAACCCATCACTTTTAGTGAGGGTAGTGAATTGCAAATCTGGGGTGTCGTGGTTGGCGTAGTGCGCAAGTACAGCAATGCGAGCACAAGATATGGCAAAGGCAATAAATCATGA
- a CDS encoding DUF1993 domain-containing protein, which translates to MAMSMYQASIPQLTKMLSNLSNILKKGEEFAKAKNIDGTVLVGSRLAVDMFPLAKQVQIACDQVKNGMARLAGVEPLKFDDNETTFAQLQERIAKTIAFANGIQPAQVDGTEAKEIKFSIKEWNFEFVGEQYLLTWIIPNFYFHVTTAYNILRHNGVEIGKSDFLGG; encoded by the coding sequence ATGGCAATGTCAATGTACCAAGCATCTATCCCGCAGCTCACCAAGATGCTGAGCAACCTGTCGAATATTTTGAAGAAGGGTGAAGAGTTCGCCAAGGCCAAGAACATTGATGGCACAGTATTAGTGGGCAGTCGTCTCGCTGTCGATATGTTCCCGCTCGCAAAGCAGGTGCAAATCGCTTGTGATCAGGTGAAAAACGGCATGGCGCGTTTAGCTGGCGTTGAGCCACTCAAGTTTGATGACAATGAAACGACTTTTGCGCAGCTACAAGAGCGTATTGCCAAAACGATCGCCTTTGCCAACGGCATTCAGCCTGCGCAGGTCGATGGCACCGAAGCAAAAGAGATTAAGTTCTCGATTAAAGAGTGGAACTTTGAGTTTGTAGGTGAGCAATACCTGCTGACTTGGATCATTCCAAACTTTTACTTTCATGTGACCACTGCGTACAACATTCTGCGCCACAACGGCGTAGAGATTGGTAAGTCTGACTTCCTAGGGGGTTAA